A stretch of Pseudoclavibacter chungangensis DNA encodes these proteins:
- a CDS encoding Na+/H+ antiporter subunit D, producing the protein MTWLVPLVVLVPLIGAGFALASARRQKLQIAIAVGTMVVALAVSVTMLAVVHLGDATLVIQGGGWAAPFGISLVVDRLSALMVVVTSVVLLGVMIFSIGQGAADGDEETPVSIFYPTYLVLAAGVYNAFIAGDLFNLYVGFEILLVASFVLITLGGTASRLKAGVTYIIVSLVSSILFLGAVGAIYGAVGTVNLAEVSVRIAQLPQSTQLVLHLALLIAFGIKAALFPLSFWLPDSYPSAPAPVTAVFAGLLTKVGVYAILRTESVLFASNDISTLLMIVAMLTMVVGILGAVAQAGIRRMLSFTLVSHIGYMIFGIALGTEAGWAATVFYIVHHIVVQTTLFLVTGLIERVAGSSSLTHLAGMLKRAPYIAVLFFIPMLNLGGIPPFSGFIGKLGLFTAGAEVGGWLVYTAIALGALTSLLTLYALVRVWNLGFWRRKDELEDFSSPLTAQLTDTPESAVVTETKQSSHLMTAATATMVAVSVLITVFAGPIYEIADQAADNLSGGGDYVDAVHSESGEGE; encoded by the coding sequence ATGACCTGGCTCGTCCCACTCGTCGTGCTCGTGCCGCTCATCGGCGCGGGGTTCGCGCTCGCGAGCGCGCGCAGGCAGAAGCTGCAGATCGCGATCGCCGTCGGCACGATGGTCGTCGCGCTCGCCGTGAGCGTCACGATGCTCGCGGTCGTCCACCTCGGTGACGCGACCCTCGTCATCCAGGGCGGCGGCTGGGCCGCACCGTTCGGCATCTCGCTCGTCGTCGACCGCCTGAGCGCGCTCATGGTCGTCGTCACGAGCGTCGTGCTGCTCGGCGTCATGATCTTCTCGATCGGACAGGGCGCCGCCGACGGCGACGAGGAGACGCCGGTCTCGATCTTCTACCCGACCTACCTCGTGCTCGCCGCGGGCGTCTACAACGCGTTCATCGCGGGCGACCTCTTCAACCTCTACGTCGGGTTCGAGATCCTGCTCGTCGCGAGCTTCGTGCTCATCACCCTCGGCGGCACGGCGAGCCGACTCAAGGCCGGCGTCACCTACATCATCGTGAGCCTCGTCTCCTCGATCCTGTTCCTCGGCGCGGTCGGCGCGATCTACGGCGCGGTCGGCACGGTCAACCTGGCCGAGGTGTCGGTGCGCATCGCACAACTGCCGCAATCGACCCAGCTCGTGCTCCACCTCGCGCTGCTCATCGCGTTCGGCATCAAGGCCGCGCTGTTCCCGCTCTCCTTTTGGCTGCCCGACTCGTACCCGTCGGCACCCGCACCGGTCACGGCCGTGTTCGCGGGCCTGCTCACGAAGGTCGGCGTGTACGCGATCCTGCGCACCGAGAGCGTTCTGTTCGCGTCGAACGACATCTCGACCCTGCTCATGATCGTCGCGATGCTCACGATGGTCGTCGGCATCCTCGGTGCCGTCGCACAGGCCGGCATCCGCAGGATGCTCTCGTTCACGCTCGTGAGCCACATCGGCTACATGATCTTCGGCATCGCGCTCGGCACCGAGGCGGGCTGGGCGGCGACGGTGTTCTACATCGTGCACCACATCGTCGTGCAGACGACGCTCTTCCTCGTGACGGGCCTCATCGAACGCGTCGCGGGCTCCTCGTCGCTCACGCACCTCGCGGGCATGCTCAAACGCGCGCCGTACATCGCGGTGCTCTTCTTCATCCCAATGCTCAACCTCGGCGGCATCCCGCCGTTCTCGGGCTTCATCGGGAAGCTCGGCCTGTTCACGGCGGGTGCCGAGGTCGGGGGCTGGCTCGTCTACACGGCCATCGCGCTCGGCGCGCTCACGAGCCTCCTCACCCTGTACGCGCTCGTGCGCGTCTGGAACCTCGGCTTCTGGCGCCGCAAGGACGAGCTCGAGGACTTCTCGTCGCCCCTCACGGCCCAGCTCACCGACACCCCGGAGTCGGCCGTCGTCACCGAGACGAAGCAGTCGTCGCACCTCATGACGGCCGCGACCGCGACGATGGTCGCCGTGAGCGTCCTCATCACGGTCTTCGCCGGTCCCATCTACGAGATCGCCGATCAGGCCGCCGACAACCTCTCGGGCGGCGGCGACTACGTCGACGCCGTGCACTCGGAGAGCGGTGAGGGCGAATGA
- a CDS encoding Na(+)/H(+) antiporter subunit C, translating into MTLSLVLLIGMVVLYACGIFLLLERSLTRMLLGFLLVGNATNILVFFTSGSFGAAPLYDPERAPETYSDPLPQAFILTAIVITFGATAFLLALVYRSWRLAQVDTVEDDEEDIAMRSIDPTLDDEEFDEEDSGDTEFGTFAEAAVSNASDDVADILGIDDGEVQELRTVAERPENDPDDDREGRE; encoded by the coding sequence GTGACCCTCTCCCTCGTGCTGCTCATCGGCATGGTCGTGCTCTACGCGTGCGGCATCTTCCTGCTGCTCGAACGCTCCCTCACGCGCATGCTCCTCGGGTTCCTGCTCGTCGGGAACGCGACGAACATCCTCGTGTTCTTCACGAGCGGGTCGTTCGGCGCCGCACCGCTCTACGATCCCGAGCGCGCCCCCGAGACGTACTCCGATCCGCTCCCGCAGGCGTTCATCCTGACGGCGATCGTCATCACCTTCGGGGCCACCGCGTTCCTCCTCGCCCTCGTCTACCGCTCCTGGCGCCTCGCGCAGGTCGACACGGTCGAGGACGACGAGGAGGACATCGCGATGCGCTCGATCGACCCGACGCTCGACGACGAGGAGTTCGACGAGGAGGACTCGGGCGACACCGAGTTCGGCACCTTCGCGGAGGCCGCCGTCTCGAACGCCTCCGACGACGTGGCCGACATCCTCGGCATCGACGACGGCGAGGTACAGGAACTGCGCACCGTGGCCGAACGGCCCGAGAACGATCCGGACGACGACCGGGAGGGACGCGAATGA
- a CDS encoding Na+/H+ antiporter subunit A — translation MLILLTVFMAVAILIPIIQRWVRNGIFAIGALVPAVAFVVTVLQGPIVLAGGVVEERFAWIPQIGLDLDLRVDTLSWVLALVVTGVGALVLLYCARYFSPDEPNLGRFGGVLLAFAGVMYGLVIADNVYLLFVFWEATSVLSYLLIGHYTGRRASRGAAMQALLVTTLGGLVMLVGLVILHAVTGTASLAAIVASPPPFTGLVITAVMLVLVGAASKSALLPFHFWLPAAMAAPTPVSAYLHAAAMVKAGIYLIARLTPGFADMPVYREVLVTLGIATMLVGGYRALRQYDLKLILAYGTISQLGFLTIVVAFGTRDAALAGITLLVAHACFKATLFLVVGMIDHRTGTRDIRKLSGLGRSAPLLFIISLVAAGSMAGLPPMLGFVAKEAVFTSFLAAGELGDALGWVALIGSAAGAVLTVAYSCRFVFGAFAEKPGVEKVRYVREHVDFMFSQLVLAIVSVVLGIASPLLDAPLAGYADTVPALPPGIVSVEEPSLYHLALWHGLEPALGISAITLALGLLLFWAREPVSRLQAKVPALVDSARGYWWSMRVVDLVAARVTAFTQRGSLPFYLGTILIVFIGATGIAFAMGGAWPELPPVEFSWVQLAVISIMSVAAIAATRAPKRFQGVILVGVTGYGMVMIFALHGAPDLAITQALIESITLVVFVLVLRRLPAAHGSRDKNPPAWIRWIIGIAFGLSMAAIVLFAMASRQASPDSLAFPELAYVGGHGENVVNVTLVDIRGWDTMGELSVLVAAATGIASLIFIRTRVSKPSAARTPQRRRLTASPITEAIELPTARLRRTGGAVPKHQKVWLMAGRSLAPENRSIILEVVVRLVFHALIIVSLYLLFAGHNDPGGGFAGGTVAGLAIASRYLAGGRAELDQAVRVDAGRLLGVGLLMATLTALVPLFFGQGPLASAYIDVAIPYVGQFVFVTSTFFDIGVYLVVIALVIDVLRSLGAEVDLQAEQLDDDADDGELTVTPMGSIADDPVVEPANGTRTEDRS, via the coding sequence ATGCTGATTCTCCTCACCGTGTTCATGGCGGTCGCGATCCTCATCCCGATCATCCAACGGTGGGTGCGAAACGGTATCTTCGCGATCGGGGCGCTCGTGCCCGCCGTCGCCTTCGTCGTCACGGTCCTGCAGGGCCCGATCGTCCTCGCGGGCGGTGTCGTCGAGGAGCGCTTCGCGTGGATCCCGCAGATCGGCCTCGATCTCGATCTGCGCGTCGACACGCTCTCGTGGGTGCTCGCGCTCGTCGTGACGGGCGTCGGCGCACTCGTGCTGCTCTACTGTGCCCGGTACTTCTCGCCCGACGAGCCGAACCTCGGGCGCTTCGGCGGCGTGCTGCTCGCGTTCGCGGGTGTCATGTACGGCCTCGTCATCGCCGACAACGTCTACCTGCTGTTCGTGTTCTGGGAGGCGACGAGCGTCCTCTCCTACCTCCTCATCGGGCACTACACCGGCCGCCGCGCGAGCCGCGGCGCCGCGATGCAGGCGCTGCTCGTCACGACCCTCGGCGGGCTCGTCATGCTCGTCGGGCTCGTCATCCTGCACGCCGTGACCGGCACCGCGAGCCTCGCGGCGATCGTCGCGTCGCCGCCGCCGTTCACGGGCCTCGTCATCACGGCCGTCATGCTCGTGCTCGTGGGTGCCGCATCCAAGTCGGCCCTGCTGCCGTTCCACTTCTGGCTCCCGGCCGCGATGGCCGCGCCGACGCCCGTGAGCGCGTACCTGCACGCCGCCGCGATGGTCAAGGCGGGCATCTACCTCATCGCCCGCCTCACGCCCGGCTTCGCCGACATGCCCGTCTACCGCGAGGTGCTCGTCACGCTCGGGATCGCGACGATGCTCGTCGGCGGCTACCGTGCGCTGCGGCAGTACGACCTCAAGCTCATCCTCGCCTACGGCACGATCTCGCAGCTCGGCTTCCTCACGATCGTCGTCGCGTTCGGCACGCGTGATGCGGCGCTCGCGGGCATCACGCTGCTCGTCGCCCACGCGTGCTTCAAGGCCACGCTCTTCCTCGTCGTCGGCATGATCGACCACCGGACGGGGACGCGCGACATCCGCAAGCTCTCGGGGCTCGGCCGCTCGGCGCCGCTCCTGTTCATCATCTCGCTCGTCGCGGCCGGGTCGATGGCGGGCCTGCCGCCCATGCTCGGCTTCGTCGCGAAGGAGGCCGTGTTCACGTCCTTCCTCGCGGCGGGCGAACTCGGGGACGCGCTCGGCTGGGTCGCGCTCATCGGATCGGCCGCGGGTGCCGTGCTCACGGTCGCCTACAGCTGTCGTTTCGTCTTCGGCGCGTTCGCCGAGAAGCCGGGCGTGGAGAAGGTCCGCTACGTGCGCGAGCACGTCGACTTCATGTTCTCGCAGCTCGTGCTCGCGATCGTCTCAGTCGTGCTCGGCATCGCGTCCCCGCTGCTCGACGCCCCGCTCGCGGGCTACGCCGACACCGTGCCCGCCCTGCCGCCCGGCATCGTCTCGGTCGAGGAGCCCTCCCTTTACCACCTGGCGCTCTGGCACGGACTCGAACCGGCGCTCGGGATCTCCGCGATCACCCTCGCCCTCGGTCTGCTCCTGTTCTGGGCGCGCGAACCCGTGTCGCGCCTGCAGGCCAAGGTGCCCGCGCTCGTCGACTCCGCTCGCGGCTACTGGTGGTCGATGCGCGTCGTCGATCTCGTCGCGGCCCGGGTCACGGCCTTCACGCAGCGCGGTTCGCTGCCGTTCTACCTCGGCACGATCCTCATCGTGTTCATCGGCGCGACCGGCATCGCGTTCGCCATGGGAGGCGCCTGGCCCGAACTCCCGCCCGTCGAGTTCAGCTGGGTGCAGCTCGCGGTCATCAGCATCATGTCGGTCGCCGCGATCGCGGCGACGCGGGCGCCCAAGCGCTTCCAGGGCGTGATCCTCGTCGGCGTCACGGGCTACGGCATGGTCATGATCTTCGCGCTGCACGGCGCCCCCGACCTCGCGATCACGCAGGCGCTCATCGAGTCGATCACGCTCGTCGTGTTCGTCCTCGTCCTGCGCCGCCTCCCTGCCGCACACGGGTCGCGCGACAAGAACCCGCCGGCGTGGATCCGCTGGATCATCGGCATCGCCTTCGGGCTGTCGATGGCCGCGATCGTGCTGTTCGCGATGGCCTCGCGCCAGGCGAGCCCCGACTCCCTCGCGTTCCCCGAACTCGCCTACGTCGGCGGCCACGGCGAGAACGTCGTCAACGTCACGCTCGTCGACATCCGCGGCTGGGACACGATGGGCGAGCTCAGCGTGCTCGTCGCCGCGGCGACGGGCATCGCGAGCCTCATCTTCATCCGCACGCGCGTGTCGAAGCCGTCGGCGGCGAGGACCCCGCAGCGGCGACGCCTCACGGCCTCGCCGATCACCGAGGCGATCGAGCTGCCCACGGCCCGCCTTCGCCGCACCGGCGGAGCGGTGCCGAAGCACCAGAAGGTCTGGCTCATGGCCGGACGCTCGCTCGCGCCGGAGAACCGCTCGATCATCCTCGAGGTCGTCGTGCGCCTCGTCTTCCACGCGCTCATCATCGTGTCGCTCTACCTGCTGTTCGCCGGCCACAACGATCCCGGTGGCGGCTTCGCGGGCGGCACCGTCGCGGGCCTCGCGATCGCCTCCCGCTACCTCGCGGGCGGCCGAGCCGAACTCGACCAGGCGGTGCGCGTCGACGCGGGACGCCTGCTCGGCGTGGGCCTGCTCATGGCGACGCTCACCGCGCTCGTCCCACTGTTCTTCGGGCAGGGCCCGCTCGCGAGCGCCTACATCGACGTCGCCATTCCGTACGTCGGACAGTTCGTGTTCGTCACGTCGACCTTCTTCGACATCGGCGTCTACCTCGTCGTCATCGCCCTCGTGATCGACGTCCTGCGCTCGCTCGGCGCCGAGGTCGACCTGCAGGCCGAACAGCTCGACGACGACGCCGACGACGGCGAGCTCACGGTCACCCCGATGGGCAGCATCGCCGACGACCCCGTCGTCGAACCCGCGAACGGCACCCGGACGGAGGACCGCTCGTGA